The following are encoded in a window of Leptospira selangorensis genomic DNA:
- the ilvN gene encoding acetolactate synthase small subunit produces the protein MKHILKILVNNHPGVMSHVSGLFTRRSYNIDSIAVGVTQDSEISNMVIVVKGDDSVVEQVKRQLLKLPDVIEVEDLAYHDCISRELVLVVVKVEDSNRTEIISICEVFQAKIADLTKTTMTIEFSGNTRQVEHFLEMMQKYGIQEIARTGQIALKYRST, from the coding sequence ATGAAACATATACTGAAAATTTTGGTAAACAATCATCCGGGTGTGATGAGCCATGTGTCCGGTCTATTTACCAGAAGAAGTTATAATATAGATTCCATAGCGGTAGGGGTTACCCAGGATTCCGAAATTTCGAATATGGTAATCGTAGTTAAGGGAGATGATTCGGTAGTAGAGCAGGTAAAACGCCAACTTCTGAAACTTCCTGATGTGATCGAGGTAGAGGATCTTGCTTATCATGATTGTATAAGCAGAGAACTAGTACTTGTTGTGGTTAAGGTAGAAGATTCAAATCGTACCGAGATCATTTCTATCTGTGAAGTATTCCAGGCAAAGATCGCGGATCTGACTAAGACTACAATGACCATTGAGTTTTCCGGAAATACCAGACAGGTGGAACATTTCCTAGAAATGATGCAGAAGTATGGGATCCAAGAAATCGCTCGTACTGGCCAGATTGCTTTAAAATATAGATCTACCTAA
- a CDS encoding methyl-accepting chemotaxis protein, which translates to MSIRARISLYLSLVLFLGFAVLTAINSVISYRSLHTEIESGSALSAERYTFEVKDYLDNAMGMARGFRMLLIFSNPKREEVTNTMLEILHRNPKWFGMWAVYEPNAFDGLDTQFKNKRGHDSTGRFISYVHSVKSVTDAVIEPSINYEATDGTGDFYQIPKKTMEPFVTDPYTYTAGGKQVQMISLCVPVSNAGKFWGVLGMDITTAQLQEAMGSIKPFRGLGYLALISPKGIYAANGGDPSLVGKVIPDAEELKLVQTKSEEHERFTYESDGNTHHFFPFKIGKGQKQWVMQISIPNSIFAKELFSVLLQNAVSSLLIVSMIVVVLHFIFQKLISAGLLKAIGFSEEIAKGNLLASSDYHRQDEIGALLAAMNTMREHLFGVVKEIGSSTNKLAGTAEKMAVSSRNFSDVAQTQASAAEECSAAVEELAASAQNVGKSMQRAVSSMREIDGNVILLKEQIASINAEMQGLVSLAASSKDEAVTGESAMSTSNRAMGAIGDSASRINEILSLITEISEKTNLLALNAAIEAARAGEAGKGFAVVAEEIGKLASQTSSSVQEIGGLVNSTNTAVLDGNKKMGEASQILQRIKERVDEFDKSAKAVLSSVKTQESNTKEIAESANSLMTFSLQIEEAVSEQRRATEEITKTIVNISEGTQDIATGADDLTTFSGDMHGQSEQLSNLIGKFKVS; encoded by the coding sequence ATGAGTATCAGGGCCCGAATTTCATTATATCTCTCCTTAGTTTTATTTTTAGGTTTCGCAGTGCTCACTGCGATCAATTCGGTGATCTCTTATCGCAGTTTGCATACAGAAATCGAGTCTGGCTCTGCATTAAGCGCAGAAAGATACACTTTTGAAGTGAAAGATTATCTGGATAACGCGATGGGGATGGCCAGAGGTTTCAGAATGCTTCTTATTTTCTCCAATCCTAAGAGAGAAGAAGTAACCAATACAATGTTGGAGATCCTACATCGAAATCCTAAATGGTTCGGAATGTGGGCAGTGTATGAGCCGAACGCGTTTGACGGTTTGGATACTCAATTCAAAAATAAGAGGGGCCATGATTCTACGGGAAGATTTATCAGTTATGTTCATTCTGTGAAATCAGTCACGGATGCTGTGATAGAACCTTCTATCAATTATGAAGCTACGGATGGCACTGGAGATTTTTATCAGATCCCTAAAAAGACAATGGAACCATTCGTAACGGATCCTTATACTTATACTGCCGGCGGAAAACAAGTGCAGATGATCTCTCTTTGTGTTCCTGTAAGTAATGCAGGAAAATTCTGGGGTGTACTTGGAATGGACATCACGACTGCTCAACTGCAAGAGGCAATGGGAAGTATAAAACCGTTTCGTGGTTTAGGATATCTTGCTCTTATATCTCCTAAAGGGATTTATGCTGCGAATGGTGGTGATCCTAGTTTAGTAGGAAAAGTTATTCCTGATGCAGAAGAATTAAAATTAGTCCAGACTAAATCCGAAGAGCATGAACGTTTTACTTATGAATCTGACGGAAATACCCATCACTTCTTTCCATTCAAGATAGGTAAAGGACAGAAACAATGGGTGATGCAGATCAGCATCCCTAATTCCATTTTTGCAAAAGAACTATTTAGCGTACTTCTACAAAATGCTGTTTCTTCTTTGCTCATCGTAAGTATGATAGTAGTCGTTCTTCATTTTATATTCCAAAAATTAATTTCCGCAGGATTATTAAAGGCGATCGGATTTTCGGAAGAGATCGCAAAAGGAAATTTACTCGCTTCCTCGGATTATCACCGTCAGGACGAGATAGGTGCATTATTAGCTGCGATGAATACGATGAGAGAACATCTATTCGGTGTAGTAAAAGAGATCGGATCTTCTACAAATAAGTTAGCCGGAACGGCGGAGAAGATGGCTGTTTCTTCTAGGAATTTCTCGGACGTAGCACAAACCCAAGCTTCTGCAGCGGAAGAATGTTCGGCTGCAGTTGAGGAATTAGCTGCTTCTGCCCAAAACGTTGGTAAGTCCATGCAAAGGGCTGTCTCTAGTATGAGGGAAATTGACGGGAACGTGATTTTACTAAAAGAGCAGATTGCAAGTATCAACGCGGAAATGCAAGGCTTGGTAAGCTTGGCTGCTTCTTCTAAAGACGAGGCCGTTACTGGGGAATCTGCGATGAGTACTTCAAACCGTGCCATGGGTGCGATCGGAGATAGCGCTTCCCGGATTAATGAAATACTTTCTTTGATCACTGAGATTTCCGAAAAAACGAACCTTCTCGCATTAAACGCAGCGATAGAAGCAGCCAGGGCGGGAGAAGCAGGAAAAGGATTTGCGGTAGTCGCAGAAGAGATCGGTAAACTTGCCTCCCAAACTTCCAGTTCTGTACAAGAAATCGGCGGACTTGTAAATTCCACAAATACTGCAGTTTTAGACGGAAACAAAAAAATGGGAGAAGCGTCCCAGATACTACAAAGGATCAAGGAAAGGGTGGATGAATTCGACAAATCCGCTAAGGCTGTTTTGAGTTCCGTTAAAACCCAAGAATCGAATACTAAAGAGATCGCAGAAAGTGCGAATTCTTTGATGACTTTTAGCCTTCAGATTGAAGAGGCAGTGAGTGAGCAAAGAAGAGCAACGGAGGAAATCACCAAAACTATCGTAAATATCTCCGAAGGGACACAGGATATTGCGACAGGTGCGGATGATCTTACTACATTCTCCGGAGATATGCATGGCCAGTCGGAACAATTGTCCAATCTGATCGGAAAATTCAAAGTTAGTTAG
- a CDS encoding methyl-accepting chemotaxis protein → MSIRLRISLYISIVLFTAFSLLAAYNSYSSYQNLREEVEQSSDVTAERWTYEIMEELNTLMGLIRGFRFPLIYASPQREQVIQTLQEIMKRNQDYFGMWLCYEPNAYDGKDVLYKNRPGHDGSGRFIPYLNRARAKDIVDLEALRDYNNTDGTGDFYQVTKKTDKPTVVGPYHYTVSGKSILMISLVVPISVPGHFYGAAGMDIELKNLQERIGNKKPFRGKGHIALISPTGLYAINGENPELLGKKIPDENELKQYLENAKEGKRFVYESGGDTSYYFPFHIGKDPKFWTLMVSIPNSVYYESIGDIILKAVLSSFLILVVVLLSLNLIFDRLVSSGLLKAIGFSDEIAKGNLTVKNDYPVKDEIGTLFISMDQMRENLLNVVKEMRSSSEKLGAKSEEMAVSSRNFADIAQTQASAAEESSAAVEELAASAQNVGKSMEKAVENTKEIDGNSMRLKEQIVSINQEMQGLVNLAVESKRQAVTGENAMFASTNAMGEIGESASRITEILSIITEISEKTNLLALNAAIEAARAGEAGKGFAVVAEEIGKLASQTSSSVQEIGELVESTNDAVMNGNSKVEEASQILKKLKQSVNEFEISANKVLVSVKDQEANTGRIQSSSNTLTSFSMQIEEAVIEQKNATNEITKTIISISEGTQEIAGGADDLTTFSGETQMLAEQLSKLIEKFKVD, encoded by the coding sequence ATGAGTATTCGGCTCCGAATTTCTTTATATATTTCCATCGTTCTATTCACCGCATTCTCTCTGCTTGCGGCTTATAATTCCTATTCTTCTTACCAGAACCTGAGAGAGGAAGTGGAGCAGAGTTCCGATGTCACCGCGGAAAGATGGACCTACGAAATTATGGAAGAGTTGAATACTCTTATGGGTCTGATCCGCGGTTTTCGTTTTCCTTTGATCTATGCTTCTCCTCAGAGAGAGCAGGTGATCCAAACCTTGCAGGAAATTATGAAACGTAACCAAGATTATTTTGGTATGTGGCTTTGTTATGAACCAAACGCGTATGATGGAAAGGATGTATTATACAAGAATAGACCGGGTCACGATGGATCCGGTCGTTTTATTCCTTATTTAAACAGAGCTCGCGCTAAGGATATCGTAGATCTAGAAGCTTTAAGAGATTATAATAATACGGATGGTACAGGGGATTTTTATCAGGTCACTAAGAAGACGGATAAACCTACAGTAGTCGGACCTTATCATTATACGGTTAGTGGTAAAAGTATTCTGATGATCTCTCTTGTTGTCCCGATCAGCGTGCCCGGTCATTTTTATGGCGCGGCAGGTATGGATATAGAGCTGAAAAATTTACAAGAAAGGATCGGGAATAAAAAACCTTTTCGTGGAAAAGGACATATCGCTCTTATCTCTCCTACAGGTTTATATGCGATCAACGGAGAGAATCCTGAATTATTAGGTAAGAAGATCCCGGATGAGAACGAATTAAAACAATACCTGGAAAATGCAAAAGAGGGAAAAAGATTCGTGTATGAGTCGGGTGGAGACACCTCTTATTATTTTCCGTTCCATATAGGAAAGGATCCTAAATTTTGGACCTTGATGGTAAGTATTCCAAATTCAGTATATTATGAAAGTATTGGAGATATTATTCTAAAAGCCGTTCTTTCATCTTTTTTGATCTTAGTCGTTGTATTACTTTCTTTAAATTTAATTTTCGATCGTTTAGTGAGCTCCGGACTTCTGAAAGCGATCGGTTTCTCGGATGAGATCGCTAAGGGAAATTTAACGGTTAAGAATGATTACCCGGTAAAAGATGAGATCGGTACTTTATTCATCTCAATGGACCAGATGAGGGAGAATCTTTTGAATGTAGTCAAAGAGATGAGATCCTCTTCTGAAAAACTGGGAGCTAAATCGGAAGAGATGGCTGTTTCTTCTAGGAACTTTGCGGATATTGCACAGACCCAAGCTTCCGCTGCAGAAGAATCTTCCGCTGCGGTAGAGGAACTTGCTGCTTCTGCGCAAAACGTTGGTAAGTCCATGGAAAAAGCAGTGGAGAATACTAAAGAGATAGACGGAAACTCAATGCGATTGAAAGAACAGATCGTAAGTATTAACCAAGAGATGCAAGGTCTTGTTAATCTCGCAGTAGAATCTAAAAGGCAGGCTGTGACAGGTGAGAACGCGATGTTTGCCTCCACGAATGCAATGGGTGAGATAGGGGAAAGCGCCTCTAGAATTACTGAAATTTTATCAATCATCACTGAAATTTCCGAAAAAACGAACCTTCTCGCATTAAACGCAGCGATTGAAGCAGCTAGGGCCGGAGAAGCAGGAAAAGGATTTGCAGTAGTCGCCGAAGAGATAGGTAAGTTAGCCTCCCAAACTTCCAGTTCCGTACAGGAGATAGGTGAACTTGTAGAATCTACAAATGACGCCGTGATGAACGGTAACTCCAAAGTAGAAGAAGCTTCTCAAATATTAAAAAAATTGAAACAAAGTGTGAATGAGTTCGAAATTTCTGCGAATAAGGTTTTAGTCTCCGTAAAAGATCAGGAGGCCAATACTGGTAGGATCCAATCTAGCTCCAATACCTTAACTTCTTTCAGTATGCAGATAGAAGAGGCAGTTATCGAACAGAAAAATGCTACAAATGAGATCACTAAAACGATTATCAGTATTTCGGAAGGAACCCAGGAGATTGCGGGTGGCGCGGATGATCTTACTACATTCTCGGGTGAAACCCAAATGTTGGCAGAACAACTTTCCAAATTGATAGAAAAGTTTAAAGTGGACTAA
- the hemW gene encoding radical SAM family heme chaperone HemW, with product METKLPVIQKTNRPGIYVHYPFCVHKCSYCDFYSEGIGLEPSPLEESLFSKYKEEALLRLKNFSNYRDLVFDSLFFGGGTPSKASYSRYADFIKFLKDNLDLSPNSEITLECNPEDVTPEYLQGLYEAGINRVHVGIQSFLPKNLKFLDRYFDPETYTRTLEALQTSKIKNYGADLMFGVPGQTEKEFYEDANSVLASGVSHISIYALTVEKGTEYSRKVSAGNALPPSEDMQEKILEDLPDFLRSKGFEQYEVSNYSKPGLFSRHNMKYWTYEYYLGIGPGAHGFLPSGRYSNPRNTSAYINGTGKDPASYETSDPFEEILISLFRIFLPIDLKYFLDYFPDKKESVLSKLKQKASEGKCTLDGTIFQWNPRSVLFLDSEILDLADK from the coding sequence TTGGAAACAAAACTCCCGGTCATACAAAAAACAAACAGACCGGGAATTTATGTACATTATCCATTCTGCGTTCACAAATGTAGCTATTGTGATTTTTATTCGGAAGGGATAGGACTAGAACCTTCTCCTTTGGAAGAAAGTTTATTCTCCAAATATAAAGAAGAAGCTTTACTCAGACTCAAAAATTTTTCCAACTATCGCGACCTTGTTTTTGATAGTCTGTTTTTCGGCGGAGGAACTCCTTCTAAAGCATCCTATTCACGATATGCGGATTTTATAAAATTTCTAAAAGATAATTTAGATCTTTCTCCGAATTCAGAGATCACATTAGAATGTAACCCGGAAGATGTAACCCCGGAATATTTACAGGGATTATATGAAGCGGGAATAAATAGAGTTCATGTAGGCATTCAGTCCTTTCTTCCAAAAAATCTAAAATTTCTAGATAGATATTTCGACCCGGAAACTTATACCAGAACCTTAGAAGCATTACAAACTTCTAAAATAAAAAATTATGGTGCGGATCTGATGTTCGGAGTTCCAGGACAAACGGAAAAAGAATTTTATGAAGATGCAAATTCTGTTTTAGCCTCAGGAGTTTCTCATATCAGTATTTACGCACTCACTGTAGAAAAAGGAACTGAATATAGCAGAAAAGTTTCTGCGGGAAATGCCCTTCCACCTTCCGAAGATATGCAGGAAAAAATCCTAGAAGATCTGCCGGATTTTTTGAGATCCAAGGGATTTGAACAGTATGAGGTCTCCAATTATTCCAAACCTGGACTTTTTTCCCGCCATAATATGAAGTATTGGACTTACGAATATTATTTAGGGATCGGACCTGGAGCACATGGATTTTTACCTTCAGGTAGGTATTCCAACCCAAGAAATACTTCTGCTTATATCAACGGGACAGGAAAGGATCCGGCTTCTTATGAAACTTCAGATCCATTTGAAGAAATTCTAATATCCCTTTTCAGAATATTCCTTCCGATAGATCTAAAATACTTTTTGGATTATTTTCCCGATAAAAAAGAAAGTGTCCTTTCTAAACTAAAACAAAAAGCCTCAGAAGGAAAATGTACACTTGATGGAACCATTTTCCAATGGAATCCCCGCTCGGTACTATTTTTAGATTCTGAAATTTTAGATCTGGCAGATAAATAA
- a CDS encoding glycoside hydrolase family 3 protein, which translates to MFKRLLVVGITAAFLLFLFFWLGQFRSELQAQEIQEGMLRQAEEITSKLSPEELVGQVIHVAIPGTVLDPIAKKEIETIKPGGVILFGRNLGSKSEIKSLNKDLQTSALENTGLPLLISVDQEGGRVIRVKDGVTQFPGAMALGQTKDKDMAKKVGFVTSYQLRKLGLNFLFAPDMDINNNPFNPVINTRSLGSNLETVLNAGVSYEEGARLGGSIPVIKHFPGHGDTNVDSHLGLPKIEKTLEELKSFELIPFQTAIQNGADAIMSAHIVYPKIDPNFPATLSSKILGDLLRKEFQYQGLIITDAMEMDAIDEHYQKEDPGVLALIAGADIILMTSWGPTTQSMRDQILKAYKKGTLVREGKDLLKEAVKRQIYYKLKYGIITEFADGPKNGRASSIFPKELPEVLKNHFAEQDKNRENLFSQYYQETLNRDVSRKAIVSFPKTFLPEYVSIENTVFYLKGEEFLSDLRSRDIPNSDLANLRKKLEKKEVKRAVLNSFTQTELDLAASLAQKFPEAEIVCLHYGTPFLDLPDASNLKILFSFSPTPESKKALLYSVLDRKNEIPLVDLILKPNPKKSSASTETEEDSVTKNTK; encoded by the coding sequence ATGTTCAAACGGTTACTAGTTGTTGGCATTACTGCCGCGTTCTTACTCTTCTTATTCTTTTGGTTGGGCCAATTCAGAAGTGAACTCCAAGCCCAGGAAATCCAAGAAGGAATGCTTCGTCAAGCTGAGGAGATTACTTCCAAACTTAGCCCGGAAGAATTAGTAGGACAGGTAATCCATGTTGCGATCCCTGGAACCGTTCTGGATCCGATCGCTAAAAAAGAAATCGAGACCATCAAACCTGGTGGAGTCATCCTATTCGGAAGAAACTTAGGTTCCAAATCAGAGATCAAATCTTTGAACAAGGATCTACAAACAAGTGCATTAGAAAATACTGGATTACCATTACTCATCTCCGTAGACCAAGAAGGCGGAAGAGTGATCCGAGTGAAAGACGGAGTGACCCAATTTCCTGGAGCAATGGCACTTGGCCAAACCAAAGACAAGGACATGGCCAAAAAAGTAGGCTTTGTCACTTCTTACCAATTGAGAAAACTGGGACTGAACTTTTTATTCGCTCCTGATATGGATATCAATAATAATCCATTCAACCCGGTCATCAATACAAGATCATTAGGAAGTAATTTAGAAACCGTATTAAACGCAGGAGTTTCTTATGAAGAAGGAGCAAGACTAGGCGGTTCTATTCCTGTAATCAAACATTTCCCGGGACATGGGGACACCAATGTGGATAGCCATTTAGGACTTCCTAAAATAGAAAAAACATTGGAAGAACTGAAAAGTTTCGAACTGATTCCATTCCAAACTGCTATCCAAAACGGAGCGGATGCAATCATGAGCGCGCATATAGTGTATCCAAAGATTGATCCGAACTTCCCCGCTACACTTTCTTCTAAAATTTTGGGAGATTTACTTCGCAAAGAATTCCAATACCAAGGACTTATCATCACAGACGCAATGGAAATGGACGCGATAGATGAACATTACCAAAAAGAAGATCCGGGTGTTTTGGCATTAATTGCTGGTGCAGATATTATATTAATGACTAGCTGGGGTCCAACTACTCAATCCATGAGAGACCAGATCTTGAAGGCTTATAAAAAAGGAACCTTAGTAAGAGAAGGAAAAGATCTTCTAAAAGAAGCAGTCAAAAGACAAATTTATTATAAACTAAAATACGGAATTATTACCGAGTTTGCAGATGGTCCTAAAAACGGAAGAGCGAGTTCTATATTTCCGAAAGAACTTCCTGAAGTATTAAAAAATCATTTTGCAGAACAAGATAAAAATAGGGAAAATTTATTCTCCCAATATTACCAAGAAACTCTAAACAGAGATGTTAGCAGAAAGGCGATTGTTTCCTTTCCTAAAACATTCCTTCCTGAATATGTATCTATCGAAAATACAGTTTTCTATTTAAAGGGAGAGGAATTTCTTTCCGATCTAAGATCCCGCGATATTCCAAATTCGGATCTTGCTAACCTTCGCAAAAAATTAGAAAAGAAAGAAGTAAAACGAGCAGTTTTGAATTCATTCACCCAAACTGAATTGGATTTAGCGGCGTCTCTTGCTCAAAAATTCCCGGAAGCAGAGATCGTTTGCCTTCATTATGGAACTCCATTCTTGGATCTACCGGATGCATCGAATCTGAAAATATTATTTTCTTTTTCCCCTACCCCGGAATCCAAAAAGGCATTATTGTATTCAGTATTGGACAGAAAGAACGAAATCCCACTCGTAGATCTGATCTTAAAACCGAATCCCAAAAAATCTTCTGCGTCCACAGAAACGGAAGAAGATTCGGTAACTAAAAATACAAAATAA
- a CDS encoding arylesterase, whose amino-acid sequence MSRLSYYGFFSILVIFSFVVSCNKEGTEQEPKVSPKMETKTNGKKILFFGDSLTAGYGLDGPEESFVHLAYLELQKKYPDLEYVNAGVSGDTTSGGLARLDWVLNTKYDVFVLELGANDSLRGLPTKMTEENLTRIIREARIKYPSIKILLIGMRTLPNMGPQYAKEFAALFPKVAKKEKTEFMPFLLEGVAGDRRLNQNDGIHPTAEGHKILSKHLVPYLNKLLK is encoded by the coding sequence ATGAGCCGTTTATCATATTATGGATTTTTCAGTATTTTAGTAATCTTTTCTTTCGTTGTTTCTTGCAATAAAGAAGGGACCGAACAAGAACCAAAGGTCTCTCCTAAGATGGAAACAAAAACGAACGGCAAAAAAATCCTATTCTTCGGAGACAGTTTGACTGCAGGTTACGGCTTGGATGGACCGGAAGAATCTTTTGTTCACTTAGCTTATTTGGAGCTCCAGAAAAAGTATCCGGATCTGGAATATGTAAATGCAGGCGTGAGCGGGGACACAACTTCCGGAGGACTTGCAAGATTAGATTGGGTTTTAAACACAAAATATGATGTGTTCGTTTTGGAACTCGGGGCAAACGATTCTTTAAGAGGACTTCCTACAAAGATGACGGAGGAGAATCTTACTCGGATTATTCGGGAGGCCAGGATCAAATATCCTTCTATTAAAATTCTGTTAATCGGCATGAGAACACTTCCGAATATGGGGCCTCAATACGCAAAAGAATTTGCGGCTCTATTTCCTAAGGTTGCGAAAAAGGAAAAAACAGAGTTTATGCCATTCTTACTGGAAGGAGTTGCCGGAGACAGAAGGTTAAACCAAAACGATGGGATCCATCCCACAGCAGAAGGCCATAAGATACTCTCCAAACATCTGGTTCCTTATTTGAACAAACTATTGAAATAG
- a CDS encoding molybdopterin oxidoreductase family protein, whose product MCGLRLEIEDDIVVAVRGDKEDKFSRGHLCAKGPELKNLYEDPDRLKFPLKRTEKGWEKVDWVTALTDIATKLVEIQNKYGNDSIAVYSGNPSVHNYGSMLFGQRFIGRLRTKNNYSATSVDQLPHQLLSYWMFGHQLLVPIPDIDRTNFFLILGGNPFASNGSLMTVPDVKKRLKEIQERGGKYVVIDPRKTETAVHADEHHFILPGTDAFFLLSIIDVLFTKNLTKKNSLIKEEDLLKLRSIASQYPASETEKLTGISAETVERIALEFSKASGAVCYGRVGVSTQAFGALCQWLINSINCITGNMDSVGGAMFTLPAVDMIDPKGVMKSSPGSFHTYGSRVRDLPEFNEELPVAALAEEILTPGQGQVKALVTSAGNPVLSTPNGSQLEKAVSNLEFMVSVDFYLNETTKHAHYILPPSSALEHDHYDLVFNVFAVRNTVRYNQSAFEPEAGMLHDWEIFSDLTKRIELLKSEKPLPKELIKTKITPSAIIDHALKSGPYGEKSGSSVGMSLELLKNSPHGVDLGALKSCFPERLWTEDKMIRLVPKEVVSDLDRLAKYGQKLLSDKKENGPFLLIGRRHLRNNNSWMHNLPKLMTGKDRCTLMIHPEDANLLGIKEEEEVLVESRVGGIRLPAEITDEMMRGVVSIPHGFGHAKEGVSLQVASKFAGSSINDLTDDQVLDELSGNAAFSGIPVSLSKRSA is encoded by the coding sequence ATGTGCGGACTCAGACTAGAGATAGAGGACGATATAGTAGTCGCAGTTAGAGGTGACAAAGAAGATAAGTTTAGCAGAGGTCATCTCTGCGCCAAAGGACCTGAACTTAAAAATTTATATGAGGATCCTGATAGACTTAAATTTCCTTTAAAACGTACAGAGAAAGGATGGGAGAAGGTAGACTGGGTCACGGCCCTCACTGATATCGCTACAAAACTTGTAGAGATCCAAAATAAGTACGGAAACGATTCAATCGCAGTATATAGCGGAAACCCAAGTGTTCATAATTATGGTTCCATGTTATTCGGCCAAAGGTTTATAGGACGTTTAAGAACTAAAAATAATTATTCTGCAACTTCTGTAGATCAACTTCCTCACCAATTACTTTCTTATTGGATGTTCGGTCACCAATTACTTGTCCCAATCCCTGATATAGATAGAACCAATTTCTTTTTAATCTTAGGCGGAAATCCATTTGCATCCAACGGAAGTTTAATGACTGTTCCGGACGTAAAAAAGAGATTAAAAGAGATCCAGGAAAGAGGTGGGAAATACGTAGTTATAGACCCGAGAAAAACCGAAACAGCAGTTCATGCAGACGAACATCATTTTATTCTGCCAGGAACGGACGCATTCTTCCTTCTTTCCATTATAGATGTATTATTTACGAAAAACTTAACTAAGAAAAATTCTCTGATCAAAGAAGAAGATTTACTAAAATTAAGATCTATTGCCTCACAGTATCCTGCTTCTGAAACGGAAAAACTGACCGGGATCTCCGCAGAAACTGTGGAAAGGATCGCATTAGAATTTTCGAAAGCTTCCGGTGCGGTATGTTATGGTCGCGTAGGAGTTTCTACACAGGCATTTGGTGCGCTTTGCCAATGGCTTATCAATTCTATCAACTGTATCACAGGAAATATGGACTCGGTAGGAGGTGCAATGTTTACACTTCCTGCGGTGGACATGATAGATCCAAAAGGAGTGATGAAAAGTTCGCCTGGAAGTTTTCATACGTACGGTTCAAGAGTCAGGGATTTACCTGAATTTAATGAAGAATTACCGGTCGCAGCACTTGCTGAAGAAATTTTGACTCCTGGACAGGGGCAGGTCAAGGCGCTTGTCACTTCTGCAGGAAATCCTGTTTTATCTACACCAAACGGTTCTCAATTGGAGAAAGCAGTCTCTAATCTGGAATTTATGGTAAGTGTGGATTTTTATTTAAATGAGACCACTAAACATGCTCATTATATTCTTCCACCAAGTTCTGCCTTGGAACATGATCATTACGATTTAGTATTTAATGTTTTTGCGGTACGAAATACTGTCAGATACAACCAATCTGCATTTGAACCCGAAGCGGGGATGTTGCACGATTGGGAAATTTTTTCGGATCTGACCAAAAGAATAGAACTTTTGAAATCTGAAAAACCTCTTCCTAAAGAACTGATCAAAACTAAGATCACTCCTTCTGCGATCATTGATCATGCTTTGAAGTCAGGACCTTATGGAGAAAAATCAGGATCTTCCGTTGGAATGAGTTTGGAACTTCTGAAAAACAGTCCTCATGGGGTAGATCTTGGTGCGTTGAAGTCATGTTTTCCAGAAAGGCTTTGGACGGAAGATAAGATGATCCGACTTGTTCCTAAGGAAGTAGTTTCCGATTTAGATCGATTGGCCAAATACGGACAAAAACTTCTTTCCGACAAAAAAGAGAATGGTCCGTTCTTATTGATAGGAAGAAGACATTTAAGAAATAATAATTCATGGATGCATAATCTTCCAAAACTAATGACTGGAAAAGATAGATGTACACTCATGATCCATCCGGAGGATGCGAACTTACTCGGTATTAAAGAAGAGGAGGAAGTTCTCGTAGAATCTAGAGTAGGTGGAATACGGCTACCTGCCGAGATCACGGATGAAATGATGAGAGGAGTGGTGAGTATTCCTCATGGATTCGGACATGCAAAAGAGGGAGTTTCTCTTCAAGTTGCCTCCAAATTTGCCGGTTCGAGTATCAATGATCTAACCGACGATCAGGTTCTGGATGAACTTTCCGGAAATGCAGCGTTTAGCGGTATTCCGGTTTCTTTAAGTAAAAGGTCCGCTTAA
- a CDS encoding VOC family protein, with amino-acid sequence MQKAIPFLMFDKGLEEALQFYSGIFKNMKIENLTKLGGEMASAKFEIEGQKFLAFTGGPHFKFTEAFSIYISAETQAEIDDLYEKLSVGGAKQPCGWVKDKFGLSWQIIPPILEKYLYDKNQEKAQRVTQAMLQMYKIEISKLQEAYDKN; translated from the coding sequence ATGCAAAAGGCAATTCCGTTTTTAATGTTCGATAAAGGTTTAGAAGAAGCACTCCAATTCTATTCAGGCATATTCAAAAATATGAAAATAGAAAATCTTACTAAATTAGGCGGGGAAATGGCTTCCGCCAAATTCGAGATAGAAGGTCAAAAATTTTTGGCTTTTACCGGAGGTCCTCATTTCAAATTTACAGAAGCATTCTCCATCTATATCAGTGCAGAAACCCAGGCAGAAATAGATGATCTATATGAAAAACTTTCTGTAGGCGGAGCCAAACAACCTTGTGGTTGGGTAAAAGATAAGTTCGGTCTGTCCTGGCAGATTATCCCGCCTATCTTGGAAAAATATTTATATGATAAAAACCAAGAGAAGGCACAGAGAGTTACTCAAGCAATGTTACAAATGTATAAGATAGAAATATCTAAACTACAAGAAGCTTACGACAAAAATTAA